In Ficedula albicollis isolate OC2 chromosome 19, FicAlb1.5, whole genome shotgun sequence, one DNA window encodes the following:
- the LOC107604063 gene encoding acetyl-CoA carboxylase-like — translation MFSGGQQPFQALLTVRGVWASRCVTHSCQGRAGLQAELCFWQAYLWDSNKDLVEWLEKQLTEEEGVRSVVEENIKYISRDYVLKQIRGLVQANPEVAMDSIVHMTQHISPTQRAEVVRILSTMDSSSST, via the exons ATGTTCTCTGGAGGGCAGCAGCCTTTCCAAG CCTTGCTGACTGTCAGGGGTGTGTGGGCATCCAGATGTGTcacccacagctgccagggcagggctgggctgcaggctgagctgtgcttttggCAGGCCTACCTGTGGGACAGCAACAAGGACCTGGTGGAGtggctggagaagcagctgacGGAGGAGGAGGGCGTGCGCTCGGTGGTGGAGGAGAACATCAAATACATCTCCAGGGATTATGTGCTGAAGCAGATCCGGGG cctggtCCAGGCCAATCCCGAGGTTGCCATGGATTCCATCGTGCACATGACCCAGCACATCTCCCCCACGCAGCGAGCCGAGGTGGTGCGGATCCTCTCCACAATGGACTCGTCTTCTTCCACGTAA